The sequence CACGATGAGACGCCGGCCCGGATACAAATGCCGATTGAGCGACGCGAGCGGGCGGCCGACGAGCGACACCGCGTCGACGTCCTGCAACGCCCAGCCGACGCGCGCGGCCGCGAGCGACAGCGAAGACGGCGCGGGCAGCACGCGCCATTCGTGCGGCGCGAGCGCGCGCGCGAGCGTCGCGCCGACGCCGAACAGCATCGGATCGCCGCTCGCGAGCACGCACACGCGCGCCGGACGCCGCGCGAGGAGCGGCGCGAGATCGAACGGCTTCGGCCACGGCGCGCGCTCGGCCCCACGCCGCGCCGGCAGCATCGCCAGATGCCGCTCGCCGCCCATCACCACCGCCGCCTCGGCGAGCGCGCGCCGCGCGCTCCTGCCGAGCCCCGCGTATCCGTCGTCGCCGATGCCCACCACCGTCAGCCACGCGGTCATCCGTCGTACTCCATCGTGTTCCTGTCGATCCTGAAAGCGTCGCCCGCGCAGCGCATCCCGCGCTCGGACGTCACGAAAAAAGGCATAATACAGCGTCCGTCGACCGGCGCCCCACGGGGCCCAAGAGGGAACGCAGGGCGCGCCGCGCCGCTGCGGCTGCCCCCGCAACTGTGAGCAGCGAGTCCGCATCCGATCCACGCCACTGGTCACGCCGCCCACCCGCGGCCGCCGGGAAGGCCCGCTGCGGATGACGACCTGCCAGCCAGGAGACCTGCCGGGACGTTTCGTTCGTGCCATCCAACATCGGGCGGGGTGTACCGATGCCGCAGCCCGCCGCCCGTGCGCATCCCGCGCGGACCGGCCGGCTCGGGCCGCCGCGCGACGCCTGATCCGGAGCGCCGTTGAACCCTTCCGCCGCCGTTTTTTCTTCCGACGCCGCTCGCGCCGCGAGCGCGTGCCCGGGGCTCGTGCGCATCGTCGCCGCGCGCGACGGCGGCCTGTGCCGGATCAAGCTGCCGGGCGGCGCGCTTCGCGCCGCGCAGGCGCGCGCGGTGGCGGCCGTCGCGCGCGCGTTCGGCTCGGGCGTGATCGAGGCGACCAATCGCGCGAACCTGCAGTTGCGCGGCGTGAAGGCGGGCAGCGAAGCGCGCGCGAGCCGCGCGCTGATCGACGCGGGGCTCGGGCCGCTCGCGGACGGCCTGCCCGCCGCGTCGCTCGATGCATGCGTCGCCGCGCGCGACGACGTGCGTAACGTGATGCTGAGCCCGACGGCCGGCCGCGATCCGCACGCGCTCGTCGACAGCGCCGCGCTCGCCGCGCGCCTTCTCGACATGCTGCAGACCGAGCCGCGCTGCGCCGCGCTGTCGCCGAAGTTCTCGGTGCTGCTCGACGGCGGCGAGCGGCTCGCCGCGCTCGATCACCCGCACGACATCTGGCTGTCCGCGCTGCGCGACGCACACGGAGACACATGGCTCGCGCTCGGCCTCGCCGGCTGCCCGCCCGTCGACGGCGAGCCCGTCGCGCCGCACGCCGGCGCGCTCGCCGCCGTCGCGCCGGCGCAGGCGCTCGCATGCGTGCGCGCGCTCGTGACGCGCTTCGTCGAGCGCGCGCCGGCGGGCGCGGCGCGCATGCGCGATCTGCTCGCGACGTGCGCGCCCGACGCGTTCCTTTCGGATGTCGAAGCAAGCTTGCCGTTCGCGCTGCGGCGCGGCGCGGAACTTGCCGGCTGGCGACGCGCGCGCGTCGACGCGTCGCTGCGTTTCGGCATCCTCCCCGAGCGGGACCCGGCGCGCCGCGTCGTCGGCGCGCAGCCGCCGCTCGGCCGGCTCGACGCCGACACGCTCGACGCGCTCGCGGCGCTCGCCGGCACGCACGGCGACGGCACGCTGCGCATCACGCCATGGCAAGGCGTGATGCTGCCCGGCGTCGCGCGCGACGCCGCGCGCGACGCGCTGGCGCGCCTGGCCGCGCTCGGCTTCGTCTGCGACGCGTCGGCGCCGCTCGCGCACGTGGTCGCGTGCGCGGGCTCGACGGGCTGCGCGCGCTCGCCCGCCGACACCAAAGGCGACGCGCTCGCGCTCGCCGGGCGGCTCGCCGCGCCCGTCGACGTGCACGTGAGCGGCTGCGCGCGCTCCTGCGCGTTGCCGCACGCGGCCGAGCACACGCTCGTCGCGAACGCGGCGGGCCGCTACGACCTCTATCGGCGCGACGGCGCGACGGGCTTCGGCCGCGCCGTCGCGCGCCAACTGACGATCGACCAGGCCGCCGCCGCGCTCGCGCGCGACGCGCGGCCCACTCAGGATGACTTGGATGCTTGACTACCTTCGCGACGGCGAAGCGATCTACCGCGAATCGTTCGCGACGATCCGCGCGGAAGCCGATTTGACGGGCGTGCCGCCCGACCTCGAAAAACTCGCGGTGCGCGTGATCCACGCGTGCGGGATGGTCGACATCGTCCGCGACCTGCGATTCTCCGACGGCGCGGGCGCGGCGG comes from Burkholderia savannae and encodes:
- the cobG gene encoding precorrin-3B synthase, whose protein sequence is MNPSAAVFSSDAARAASACPGLVRIVAARDGGLCRIKLPGGALRAAQARAVAAVARAFGSGVIEATNRANLQLRGVKAGSEARASRALIDAGLGPLADGLPAASLDACVAARDDVRNVMLSPTAGRDPHALVDSAALAARLLDMLQTEPRCAALSPKFSVLLDGGERLAALDHPHDIWLSALRDAHGDTWLALGLAGCPPVDGEPVAPHAGALAAVAPAQALACVRALVTRFVERAPAGAARMRDLLATCAPDAFLSDVEASLPFALRRGAELAGWRRARVDASLRFGILPERDPARRVVGAQPPLGRLDADTLDALAALAGTHGDGTLRITPWQGVMLPGVARDAARDALARLAALGFVCDASAPLAHVVACAGSTGCARSPADTKGDALALAGRLAAPVDVHVSGCARSCALPHAAEHTLVANAAGRYDLYRRDGATGFGRAVARQLTIDQAAAALARDARPTQDDLDA